The following are encoded together in the Salinibacterium sp. UTAS2018 genome:
- a CDS encoding MMPL family transporter, whose amino-acid sequence MSRLRTFITARKTSWIVLVAAFLAAGAIFAAGSGNEEGALPGIGLPDSAESAQAAAAAEDLPGADSTVALLVYTRDDGDLTDDDVAAITDATASLSDLSAEGFVPPASFSDDGTTALVTVPLDKLSEAGEQAERADEIRTEANADLPDGLSALLSGPEGFAVDIAAVFEGADFTLLLTTVIVVAVLLLVTYRSPWLWLVPLIVVGTADGLAGIVAARVATLAGIQLDASVTGILSVLVFGAGTNYALLLIARYRDELRLVEDRREAMSRALRGAGPAIIASGSTVVLALLTLVFAELQGNRALGIACATGVVIAMIFALVVLPAALVLFGRGLFWPYIPKFGTEGSAERGVWHKLGVLVSKKPVVVAILGAIVLGALSLGVPQIKIGLSQTESFTQVPEAVQGQELIADAFPAGSGSPASVIVNSDYTEEAAQAAESVDGVDAVRIGESTSTITQISVVLDDAAETEGSFAAIEALRAELSTIDGADALVGGLDAQALDVERAQQSDQDLVIPLILGLVFIVLVLLLRSLVAPILLLLTVVASFFASLGASWLLFQSVFDFPAIDTNVVLFSFLFLVALGVDYNIFLVTRAREEAVTHGTRQGMIRALSSTGGVITSAGILLAAVFAVLGVLPLITLTQIGIIVCIGVLLDTLLVRTVIVPSLAFMLGEKFWWPSRVISVGAEVRTPKGSGEHVRAHAPAHTTEHAPKHAEGDAAPTHKVDR is encoded by the coding sequence ATGTCTCGCCTCAGGACGTTCATCACCGCCCGAAAGACTTCGTGGATTGTGTTGGTCGCTGCATTCCTCGCCGCTGGTGCGATCTTTGCTGCCGGCTCCGGCAATGAGGAGGGCGCGCTGCCCGGCATCGGCCTGCCCGATTCTGCCGAATCTGCTCAAGCGGCTGCTGCCGCCGAGGATCTGCCCGGCGCTGATTCCACCGTCGCTCTACTTGTCTACACCCGCGACGACGGGGACCTCACCGACGACGACGTGGCGGCGATCACCGACGCCACGGCGTCGCTGAGTGACCTCTCCGCCGAGGGATTTGTGCCGCCGGCCTCGTTCTCCGACGACGGAACAACGGCCCTCGTCACGGTTCCGCTCGACAAGCTCTCTGAAGCGGGCGAGCAAGCGGAACGTGCTGACGAGATTCGCACCGAAGCCAACGCTGACCTCCCCGACGGCCTTTCGGCGCTGTTGAGTGGCCCTGAAGGATTCGCTGTCGACATCGCGGCAGTCTTCGAAGGCGCCGATTTCACTCTCCTCCTCACGACGGTCATTGTGGTCGCCGTGCTGTTGCTCGTTACTTACCGCAGCCCGTGGTTGTGGCTCGTGCCGCTCATTGTCGTGGGTACTGCTGACGGTCTCGCAGGCATCGTTGCCGCTCGCGTTGCCACTCTTGCCGGCATCCAGTTGGATGCTTCCGTCACCGGAATCCTCTCCGTGCTCGTTTTCGGTGCCGGTACTAACTACGCGCTCCTGTTGATTGCGCGTTACCGCGACGAATTGCGGCTCGTCGAGGATCGCCGTGAAGCCATGTCTCGTGCCTTGCGCGGTGCGGGCCCCGCCATCATCGCCAGCGGTAGCACCGTCGTGCTGGCACTCCTCACGCTTGTGTTCGCCGAGCTGCAGGGCAACCGTGCCCTCGGTATCGCGTGTGCCACGGGTGTTGTGATCGCGATGATCTTCGCACTCGTTGTGTTGCCTGCCGCTCTCGTACTCTTCGGCCGTGGTCTTTTCTGGCCTTACATCCCCAAATTCGGCACCGAAGGCAGTGCAGAGCGTGGTGTCTGGCACAAGCTCGGCGTTCTCGTTTCCAAGAAGCCTGTCGTTGTCGCAATTCTCGGCGCGATCGTGCTCGGAGCGCTCTCGCTAGGTGTGCCGCAGATCAAGATTGGGCTCTCGCAGACCGAGAGCTTCACGCAAGTTCCTGAGGCAGTCCAGGGTCAGGAACTGATTGCGGATGCGTTCCCGGCCGGCAGCGGTTCGCCTGCTTCGGTCATCGTGAATTCCGATTACACCGAAGAAGCAGCTCAAGCCGCCGAAAGTGTCGACGGCGTTGACGCTGTTCGCATCGGCGAAAGCACCTCCACCATCACGCAGATCAGCGTGGTGTTGGATGACGCTGCCGAAACAGAAGGCTCGTTCGCCGCTATCGAGGCTCTCCGTGCCGAACTCTCGACCATCGACGGTGCCGATGCGCTCGTCGGTGGCTTGGATGCGCAGGCTCTCGACGTTGAGCGCGCTCAGCAGTCGGATCAAGACCTCGTGATCCCGCTCATCCTTGGCTTGGTGTTCATCGTGCTGGTCCTCCTGCTGCGCTCGCTGGTTGCCCCTATCCTGCTGCTGCTCACGGTTGTGGCGTCGTTCTTCGCGAGCCTCGGTGCCAGCTGGTTGCTTTTCCAATCGGTCTTCGACTTCCCGGCGATTGATACGAATGTGGTGCTCTTCAGCTTCCTGTTCTTGGTGGCCCTCGGCGTTGATTACAACATCTTCCTGGTCACTCGAGCTCGAGAAGAGGCGGTCACCCACGGCACCCGCCAGGGCATGATTCGGGCACTCTCTTCGACGGGTGGCGTCATCACAAGCGCCGGTATTTTGCTTGCCGCGGTCTTCGCAGTGCTCGGAGTGCTGCCACTCATCACGCTCACGCAGATCGGAATTATTGTCTGCATCGGTGTGCTGCTCGACACCCTCCTCGTGCGTACCGTGATCGTTCCTTCGCTCGCGTTCATGTTGGGGGAGAAGTTCTGGTGGCCGAGCCGCGTCATTTCGGTGGGTGCTGAAGTGCGTACTCCGAAGGGATCGGGTGAGCACGTTCGCGCCCATGCTCCGGCGCACACCACGGAGCATGCTCCGAAGCACGCCGAGGGCGATGCTGCTCCGACGCACAAGGTCGACCGCTAA
- a CDS encoding MarR family winged helix-turn-helix transcriptional regulator, whose product MQHNEFALERPQARRPTQLLRDILDISEEFEEHVGRTLSVNATDLEAMEHLIMSGPLPPTELSRRLNISTPAVTASIDRLITVGHVTREQHPTDRRSVVVVPNPQSVATAMATLMPMIMGIDRVLDNFDASEKEVIERYLDQVVTIYREQLPEPADIPAPKPAVAPPKIDPPGPRRSSWKPETQVGPTIFSS is encoded by the coding sequence ATGCAACACAACGAATTCGCTCTGGAGCGCCCCCAAGCACGCCGCCCCACCCAGCTGCTGCGGGACATTCTCGACATCAGCGAAGAGTTCGAGGAACACGTCGGGCGAACGCTCTCCGTCAACGCGACGGACCTTGAGGCGATGGAACACTTGATCATGAGCGGCCCGTTGCCTCCTACCGAGCTTTCGCGCCGCCTGAACATTTCAACGCCCGCCGTCACTGCCTCGATCGACCGTCTGATCACCGTCGGTCATGTCACTCGCGAACAGCATCCGACTGATCGGCGCAGCGTGGTCGTCGTGCCTAATCCTCAATCTGTAGCCACCGCCATGGCCACCCTGATGCCCATGATCATGGGCATTGATCGCGTACTCGACAACTTCGACGCGTCTGAAAAAGAGGTAATCGAGCGCTATCTCGACCAAGTTGTGACGATTTATCGCGAGCAACTGCCCGAGCCCGCGGATATTCCCGCACCAAAGCCAGCCGTTGCCCCGCCGAAGATTGACCCGCCAGGACCGCGCCGTTCATCGTGGAAGCCTGAGACTCAGGTCGGGCCGACGATCTTTAGCAGTTAG
- a CDS encoding tyrosine recombinase XerC: MNRLVEVFVEYLSADRGFSVHTIRSYRSDLTTLVGFAAERSATEPVDLDLELLREWLWQSSQDGLAKATLARRAAAARAFSAWLTANHHTEVDAAARLKAPKAERHLPRVLNRDQMAEMLQSVEAKASSSDPVALRDRAIVELLYASALRVSELVGLSANDVDDSRLTVRVMGKGAKERVVPFGIPAQRALSDYLTRGRGQLTTETGGAAPLFVGARGKRVSARAVYEVIAHLLADVPGSGGSGPHTLRHTAATHLLDGGADLRAVQELLGHASLGTTQLYTHVSTERLRDSYRMAHPRA, from the coding sequence ATGAACCGGCTAGTGGAGGTGTTTGTCGAGTACCTTTCGGCAGACCGCGGTTTTAGCGTGCACACCATCCGGTCCTATCGTTCCGATCTCACCACTCTTGTCGGCTTCGCTGCCGAGCGCTCGGCTACCGAACCAGTCGACCTCGATCTAGAACTACTGCGTGAGTGGCTCTGGCAATCGTCGCAAGACGGGCTCGCTAAGGCGACGCTTGCTCGCCGAGCGGCAGCAGCCCGAGCTTTCAGCGCTTGGCTGACCGCTAACCACCACACCGAAGTGGATGCCGCGGCTCGGCTCAAAGCGCCCAAAGCTGAGCGTCACTTGCCGCGCGTTCTCAATCGCGACCAAATGGCCGAGATGTTGCAGAGTGTTGAGGCGAAAGCTTCCTCGTCCGATCCGGTTGCGTTGCGGGATCGGGCTATCGTCGAACTCTTGTATGCCTCTGCTCTGCGGGTGAGCGAACTCGTGGGCTTGAGCGCCAACGATGTCGATGATTCGCGACTGACGGTGCGGGTGATGGGTAAGGGAGCGAAGGAGCGTGTCGTTCCGTTCGGCATCCCCGCCCAGCGGGCGCTCAGCGATTACCTCACCCGCGGCCGGGGGCAGCTGACGACGGAGACCGGGGGAGCAGCGCCCCTCTTCGTGGGCGCTCGGGGCAAACGCGTGAGTGCGCGTGCCGTCTATGAGGTTATTGCGCACTTACTGGCCGATGTTCCGGGTTCGGGAGGTTCAGGGCCGCACACGTTACGACACACCGCGGCCACTCATCTGCTTGATGGGGGAGCCGACTTGCGCGCGGTGCAAGAGCTTCTCGGGCATGCGAGTCTCGGCACAACTCAGCTGTACACGCACGTCTCCACTGAGCGGCTACGCGATAGTTATCGGATGGCCCATCCGCGAGCATGA
- a CDS encoding SDR family oxidoreductase, with the protein MTTPASPQHVGTALVTGATSGLGAEFARQLASAGHDLVLVARDRARLESVAESLRAAFGIDVEVLGADLTNPEQRTTVEERLATIEHPVSYLVNNAGYGLAQEFESNSVDDEERMLEILATVPLRLSHAALGGMLVRGSGTILTVASIAGGAPLGLYAAAKTWPLSFSRWANAQYRHRGVTFSAVAPGFVRTEFHARLGIERSAMAPKWMWLNADFVVRTSLRDAARGRGLSVPSIRYKLVWALMKVAQPVILLAVARSSRATSAKTGR; encoded by the coding sequence ATGACCACTCCAGCTTCACCGCAGCACGTCGGCACCGCTCTCGTGACGGGAGCGACCTCGGGACTCGGCGCAGAATTTGCCCGCCAACTCGCCTCGGCCGGCCACGACCTCGTCCTGGTAGCACGCGATCGCGCCCGTCTGGAGAGCGTGGCAGAGTCGCTGCGAGCCGCCTTCGGCATCGACGTCGAGGTGCTCGGCGCCGACCTCACCAACCCGGAGCAGCGAACGACCGTCGAGGAACGACTTGCCACGATCGAGCATCCGGTCAGCTACCTCGTGAACAACGCGGGTTATGGCCTTGCGCAGGAATTCGAGAGCAACTCCGTCGATGACGAGGAACGGATGCTCGAGATCTTGGCCACCGTACCCCTGCGCCTCAGCCATGCCGCGCTCGGCGGCATGCTCGTGCGCGGCTCAGGCACCATTCTTACCGTCGCGAGTATTGCGGGAGGCGCCCCGCTCGGTCTGTACGCAGCCGCTAAGACTTGGCCGTTGAGCTTCAGCCGCTGGGCCAATGCGCAGTACCGCCACCGCGGCGTCACCTTTAGCGCGGTGGCTCCCGGTTTTGTGCGCACCGAATTTCACGCCCGCCTCGGTATCGAGCGCTCCGCCATGGCACCGAAGTGGATGTGGCTCAACGCGGATTTCGTAGTTCGCACTTCGTTGCGCGACGCCGCGCGCGGTCGCGGGCTCTCGGTTCCGAGCATCCGCTACAAGTTGGTGTGGGCGCTCATGAAGGTGGCACAGCCGGTCATTCTGCTGGCTGTAGCGCGATCGAGCCGCGCAACCTCTGCGAAGACGGGGCGCTAG